In Galactobacillus timonensis, the genomic window CTACATCGTCGCCAACCATGGCGAAGTCGATCATTCCGGCAGCCTTCCGCTGTTGATGCAGGAGATTCCGGACACTCCGATCTACTGTACAGCGGCTGCCGTTCAGTCCCTGGAGGGACAGTACGGCAAGTTGGGCTGGAATTTCCACGTCGTAAAGACCGGTGATGAGCTCGATATCGGCAATGGGAAGAAGCTTGTGTTCATTGAGATGCGTATGCTCCATTGGCCGGACAGTATGGCTACCTTCCTGACGGGAGACAATATTCTATTTTCGATGGATGCCTTTGGTCAGCATTACTGCTGCCCGGAGATGTTCAATGACCGTGCGGATCAGAATGTGATGTGGGACGAGGCTCTGAAGTACTATGTCAACATTGTGAATCCGTTTGCGCCGGTTCTGAAGGCGAAGCTTGCGGAGCTGAAAAAGATGAATCTTCCGGTTTCGATGATCTGCCCGTCGCATGGTGTTATCTGGCGTGACAATCCGATGCAGATTGTGGAGGCATATGAGAAGTGGTGCTCCGCAGACAACCGTGAGGATCAGGTGGTTATCGCCTACGACACGATGTGGAACGGTACAGAGAAGATTGCCCATGCGATTGCGGAAGAGATTGGGCGCCAGTCTCCTTCGACCCGTATCCTTGTCTATAACATTGCGGACTCGGATAAGAATGATGTTGTGGCTGAAATCTTCAAGGCACGTGCCGTCGCCGTCGGATCGCCGACAGAGATCAACGATGTCCTTTCTTCGGTCAGCGGCTGGCTCACCTATGTGAAGTCGATGAAGTTCAAGAATAAGCGCGGCGGTGCCTTCGGCTGCTATGGCTGGGGCGGCGGCGCTTCGAAGGTGATTCAGAATCGTCTGACGGAGGCCGGCTTCACCGTGATTCCGGAAACGGTTGACGCCAACTGGAACCCGAAGGAAGAGGATCTGGCAAAGGTGCCTGCCTTTGTTCAGGACCTTCTCAACGATGGATACAAGGCATGAGTGACGACTATCAGGTCCATGTTGAGGCGGGCTGGAATCCTGAACCTCTTCCCGCAGACTGGAGCAGCTACACCTCGCTGCAGAAGATGGCATGGTTTCTGAAATACTATGGCGATTACGCCAAGGATGGCGAAATCGGCGGTATTCAGAGCTTTGCGTCCGATGAGATTAAGGCTGCCTATGAAGCTTTCCGCAAAGAGCCCGACTGCCCCATGCATTCCGTATACGATCGAAAATAAGAAAACGGTTCCCGTGTCTGTGCAATTATGCATAGCCACAGGAATCGCTTTTTCTATTATGAAATCAGGAAGAATCCAGTCCTGATTGAGCTGTCATGAGCATATGAATCTACAATGGTAAGGTCAGGATTACCTGGATGTATTCCTGGCCTTTCCTGCGTATAGGCATATACCGGAAAGGTCTGGGTAAAAGTAAGGACGCCGCTTTTTTTAAGCTATCGAACGATAAGCCAGTAACAAAAAACGTCCTGCTTCCCTTTTGTGATATAGCCAGCTTAATCAAAATGTGCAGCCGGAAGTATTCAGGCATGCCGTATCTAATCCAGAAAAATCAGCTGTCGCAAAGGTTCAGGGAAGCTTTACCGCAGACATTTATGCCAGAGGAGGCTCTTTTATGGACGGACCAATTATCACGGTAGATGTCTCAAAAGGCAACTGCCACTATCAGCCGTGGCTGACAGCAGGCCATTCCCTGCGGAAGCCGAAAGTGCTGAACGATACGAAAGATGGCTTTGAAGCATTGTCTGAAACCATTGAGATGGTGAAGGAGAAGAGCGAAGCTGATACAGTCCCGGTAGTATTCGAGGCGACCGGCGTCTACCATCGCTGTCTCCAGAAGTATCTTGATGATATAGGAAATCCTTACATTGTCGTTCCGCCACTGCTGTCTGCAGCTTATCGGAAGACAAACCTTCATGGCAATAAGACAGACAATGCGGATTGTGCCCATATCGACAAAGGGTATTACCAGGAAGAACATCTCCAGTGCCACCAGAATGAATCGGATACATATGCACGTCTGCGGGCAAAGAATCGCATGTATGAGAGCGAATTGAAGATCCTGCGTCAGCGGAAATGCACGTTCCGGGCAATGCTGGATGTGATCTATCCGCGCATGGATAAGTGCTTCAAAGGGCATGCAAGCCTTTACGATTCGGTTCCGATGGAGGTGCTGAAGAAATATCCGCATCCATCATTACTTCTCAGGCACAGGGAGGAAACCATTGTGAAAGCGATCCGGAAGCCCGCAGGTCATAAGAAAGGCTTCACTGAAAATATCGTTCACAAGATGTATCAGTGTGCAGAGGAATGTTATTCCGGCGTGGATGCGGACAGTGTGGAAGTACAGCAGTTTCCTCAGATGATCAATGAACTCATGGAGCAGATGGAGCTCTGCAATACATACCTTGAGGAACTGATTGAAGATGCCAGTAAGCTTCCTTCCTTTGCGATTCTGCTCAGTATTCCTGGAATTGGCAGGAACATCGCGGCAC contains:
- a CDS encoding flavodoxin domain-containing protein, which gives rise to MMKKHVAANVSWIGYLDYELKQFHGSEYSLHHGSSQNAYLIEEGKTVLMDTVWMPHEFDFLANLKEVMHGDLHKIDYIVANHGEVDHSGSLPLLMQEIPDTPIYCTAAAVQSLEGQYGKLGWNFHVVKTGDELDIGNGKKLVFIEMRMLHWPDSMATFLTGDNILFSMDAFGQHYCCPEMFNDRADQNVMWDEALKYYVNIVNPFAPVLKAKLAELKKMNLPVSMICPSHGVIWRDNPMQIVEAYEKWCSADNREDQVVIAYDTMWNGTEKIAHAIAEEIGRQSPSTRILVYNIADSDKNDVVAEIFKARAVAVGSPTEINDVLSSVSGWLTYVKSMKFKNKRGGAFGCYGWGGGASKVIQNRLTEAGFTVIPETVDANWNPKEEDLAKVPAFVQDLLNDGYKA
- a CDS encoding IS110 family transposase gives rise to the protein MDGPIITVDVSKGNCHYQPWLTAGHSLRKPKVLNDTKDGFEALSETIEMVKEKSEADTVPVVFEATGVYHRCLQKYLDDIGNPYIVVPPLLSAAYRKTNLHGNKTDNADCAHIDKGYYQEEHLQCHQNESDTYARLRAKNRMYESELKILRQRKCTFRAMLDVIYPRMDKCFKGHASLYDSVPMEVLKKYPHPSLLLRHREETIVKAIRKPAGHKKGFTENIVHKMYQCAEECYSGVDADSVEVQQFPQMINELMEQMELCNTYLEELIEDASKLPSFAILLSIPGIGRNIAARIIAEIGDVTRFRNARGIVAYAGLNPKINQSGEKDGTHLAISKKGNRHLRCLLYLAVTCNYRLKKGDSIYQFNQKKRQQAASPLKPKAANIAAADKLLVVIYSLMKNGSTFRS